The Pseudomonas pergaminensis nucleotide sequence CTTCCGTGCCGCCGCCATTTGCGAAAGCAGCCTGGTGGACATCGGCGACCTGGACATTGCCGGCACCTCGATGGCGCGCCAGGGCGACGGCGAAGTCGACAGCCTGGAACAGGCCATGGAAGATTTCGAACGCAGCCTGCTGGAAAAGCTCTACGCCCACTACCCCTCCACGCGCCAACTGGCTAGCCGCTTGCAGACCTCGCACACGGCCATTGCCCATCGCCTGCGCAAATACGGCATTCCAAATAAGCCCTGAAGCCGAGTACCGATCAAAATGTGGGAGCTGGCTTGCCTGCGACAGCGGTGGGCCAGGCACACCGCTATCGCAGGCAAGCCAACTCCCACAGGAATTGCAATTCGAGCGTTAAATTTGGTCCAAGAACGACATCCAGTGTACTGAAAGCGCTACAGTGGAACGATATCGCTACAACCCTGTTTTTTGCGCGCCATGCAAGGCTTTGATCCACATAGGCTTTTTTTCAGGCGCCCGAGTGTAGCGAAATCGCTACAGCCAACCGGCATATCGTCATAACCGATTTATTTAACTTGTTGATTTATAACGACTTAACAACCTTGGCCGCGATATTGCTAAGCAACTCCTCATTATTCCAATCCCGTCCACCAGACGAATCTGGCCCCGAGGAGTTTCCATGAGCGAGTTGCGTTTCACTGAAGATCACGAATGGCTGCGCGCCGAAGCCGATGGCAGCGTCACCGTGGGTATCACCGCTTTCGCGCAGAACGCGCTGGGTGATGTGGTTTTCGTGCAACTGCCGGAGTTGCAGGCCTACGACAAGGGCGCTGAAGCGTCCACCGTGGAATCGGTCAAGGCCGCCAGCGGCGTGTACATGCCCTTGGACGGTGAAGTGCTCGAAGTGAACGACAAACTCGACGGCAGCCCGGAACTGGTCAACGAAGACCCGATGGGCGAAGGTTGGTTCTTCCGCTTTAAACCCGCTGATGCCAGTGCAGTGGCTAAGCTGTTGGATCAGGATGCGTACGACCGCCTGATCAAAGCCAACGCTGAAGCTTGAGGAGCGCGCCATGACCGTTAATCTGACTACCGCCAACGAATTCATCGCCCGCCACATCGGCCCGCGCCAGGAAGACGAGCAGCACATGCTCGCCAGCCTGGGCTTCGACTCCCTGGAGGCCTTGAGCGCCAGCGTGATCCCGGAAAGCATCAAGGGCACCAGCGTGCTCGGCCTGGAAGACGGCCTGAGCGAGGCCGAGGCCCTGGCCAAGATCAAGGCCATCGCCGGCAAAAACCAACTGTTCAAGACCTACATCGGCCAGGGCTACTACAACTGCCACACGCCGTCGCCGATCCTGCGCAACCTGCTGGAAAACCCGGCCTGGTACACCGCCTACACCCCGTACCAGCCAGAAATCTCCCAAGGCCGCCTCGAAGCGCTGCTGAACTTCCAGACCCTGATCAGCGACCTCACCGGCCTGCCGATCGCCAACGCCTCCCTGCTGGACGAAGCCACCGCCGCTGCCGAAGCCATGACCTTCTGCAAGCGCCTGAGCAAGAACAAGGGCAGCAACGCCTTCTTCGCTTCGGTCCACAGCCACCCGCAGACCCTCGATGTATTGCGTACCCGTGCCGAGCCCTTGGGCATCGACGTGGTGGTGGGCGATGAACGTGAACTGACCGACGTCAGCACGTTCTTCGGCGCCCTGCTGCAATACCCGGCCAGTAACGGTGATGTATTCGACTACCGCGAGCTGGCCGAGCGTTTCCACGCCGCCAACGCCCTGGTAGCCGTGGCTGCCGACCTGCTGGCGCTGACCCTGCTGACCCCGCCAGGTGAATTCGGCGCCGACGTGGCCATCGGCAGCGCGCAACGCTTTGGCGTGCCGCTGGGCTTTGGTGGCCCGCACGCGGCGTATTTCTCCACCAAGGATGCGTTCAAGCGCGACATGCCGGGCCGTCTGGTCGGTGTGTCCGTCGACCGTTTCGGCAAGCCGGCCCTGCGCCTGGCCATGCAGACCCGCGAGCAACATATCCGCCGCGAGAAAGCCACCAGCAACATCTGCACCGCCCAGGTACTGCTGGCCAACATTGCCAGCATGTACGCCGTGTACCACGGCCCCAAAGGCCTGACCCAGATCGCCCAACGGGTACACCAGTTGACCGCGATCCTGGCCAAGGGCCTGACCACCCTGGGCTTGAAGGTCGAGCAGCAACACTTCTTCGACACGATTACCCTCAACACCGGCACCAACACCGCCGCCCTGCACGACAAGGCCCGCGCCCAGCGCATCAACCTGCGTGTGGTAGACGCCGAGCGTCTGGGTGTGTCGGTGGACGAAACCACCACCCAGGCCGACATTGAAACCCTGTGGGCGATCTTCGCCGACGGCAAGGCCCTGCCGGACTTCGCTGCCAAGGTGGACAGCACCCTGCCGGCCGCGCTGCTGCGCCAGTCGCCAGTCCTCAGCCACCCGGTGTTCAACCGCTATCACTCCGAAACCGAGCTGATGCGCTACCTGCGCAAGCTGGCCGACAAGGACCTGGCGCTGGACCGCACCATGATCCCGCTGGGCTCGTGCACCATGAAGCTCAACGCCGCCAGCGAAATGATCCCCGTGACCTGGGCCGAATTCGGCGCCCTGCACCCGTTCGCCCCGGCCGAGCAAAGCGCCGGCTACCTGCAACTGACCTCGGACCTCGAAGCCATGCTCTGCGCGGCCACCGGTTACGACGCGATCTCGCTGCAACCGAACGCCGGTTCCCAAGGTGAATACGCTGGCTTGCTGGCCATTCGTGCCTATCACCAGAGCCGTGGCGATGAGCGCCGCGACATCTGCCTGATCCCCTCGTCGGCCCACGGCACCAACCCGGCCACCGCCAACATGGCGGGCATGCGCGTCGTCGTGACGGCCTGTGACGCCCGTGGCAACGTGGACATTGAAGACCTGCGCGCCAAGGCCATCGAGCACCGCGACCACCTCGCGGCATTGATGATCACCTACCCGTCCACCCACGGTGTGTTCGAGGAAGGCATCCGCGAAATCTGCGGCATCATCCACGACAACGGCGGCCAGGTGTACATCGACGGCGCCAACATGAACGCGATGGTCGGCCTGTGCGCACCGGGCAAGTTCGGCGGCGACGTGTCCCACCTGAACCTGCACAAGACCTTCTGCATCCCTCACGGCGGTGGCGGCCCGGGCGTTGGCCCGATTGGCGTCAAGTCGCACCTCGCGCCGTTCCTGCCTGGCCACGCCGCCATGGAACGCAAGGAAGGCGCGGTATGTGCAGCCCCGTTCGGCAGCGCGAGCATTCTGCCGATCACCTGGATGTACATCAGCATGATGGGCGGCGCAGGCCTCAAGCGCGCTTCGCAACTGGCGATCCTGAATGCCAACTACATTTCCCGTCGCCTGGAAGAACACTACCCAGTGCTCTACACCGGCAGCAACGGCCTGGTGGCGCACGAATGCATCCTCGACCTGCGCCCACTGAAGGACAGCAGCGGCATCAGCGTGGATGACGTGGCCAAGCGCCTGATCGACTTCGGCTTCCACGCGCCGACCATGTCGTTCCCGGTGGCCGGCACCTTGATGATTGAGCCGACCGAAAGCGAATCCCGGGAAGAACTGGATCGTTTCTGTGACGCCATGATCGCCATCCGTGAAGAAATCCGCGCGGTGGAAAACGGCACCCTGGACAAGGACGACAACCCGCTCAAAAACGCGCCGCACACCGCCGCTGAAGTGGTCGGTGAGTGGTCGCACCCGTACAGCCGTGAACAGGCGGTATACCCGGTTGCTTCGCTGATCGAAGGCAAGTACTGGCCGCCGGTTGGCCGGGTCGACAACGTGTTTGGCGATCGCAACCTCGTGTGCGCATGCCCGTCGATCGAGAGTTACGCCTGATCTGACTGGGTGAATACGGTCAAAAATGTGGGAGCGGGCTTGCTCGCGAATGCGGTGGTTCAGTCACCAGATGCATCAACTGACACTCCGCATTCGCGAGCAAGCCCGCTCCCACAATTGGACCGAGTGCACTCGATAAATAATAAGAAACCGGAGAACAACTCATGTCTTTAAGCGTGTTCGACCTGTTCAAGATTGGCATCGGCCCCTCCAGTTCCCACACCGTCGGCCCGATGCGCGCCGCCGCCCGATTCGTCGAGGGCCTCAAGCGCGACAACCTGCTGGGCACCACCACCAGCATCAAGGTGGAACTCTATGGCTCGCTCGGCGCCACCGGCAAAGGCCACGGCAGCGACAAGGCCGTGCTGCTTGGGCTGGAAGGCGAACACCCGGACACCGTGAATACCGAAACCGTGGCAACGCGCCTGGCGCAGATGCGCAAGGACGGCCGCCTGAATCTGCTCGGCGAACACAGCATCGCGTTCAACGAGAAAGAACACCTGGCGATGATTCGCAAACCCCTCGCCTATCATCCCAACGGCATGATTTTCCGTGCCTTCGACGCCGCCAATATCCAGATCCGCAGCCGCGAGTACTACTCGGTGGGCGGCGGTTTTGTGGTGGATGAGGACGCCGCCGGCGCCGACCGGATTGTCGAAGACGCCACGCCATTGACCTTCCCCTTCAAGCACGCCAAGGACCTGCTGAGCCATTGCACCACCTATGGGTTGTCCATCAGCCAAGTGATGCTGACCAATGAAAGTGCCTGGCGCCCGGAAGCGGAAACCCGTGCCGGCCTGCTGAAGATCTGGCAGGTGATGCAGGACTGCGTGGACGCAGGCTGTCGCAACGAAGGGATCCTGCCTGGCGGCTTGAAGGTCAAGCGTCGTGCCGCGGCCTTGCATCGCCAGTTGTGCAAGCACCCGGAATCGGCGCTGCGCGATCCGCTGTCGGTGCTGGATTGGGTCAACCTCTACGCCCTGGCGGTCAACGAGGAAAACGCCAACGGCGGGCGCGTGGTCACGGCGCCGACCAACGGGGCCGCCGGGATCGTGCCGGCGGTGCTGCATTACTACATGCGCTTTATCCCAGGCGCGAATGAAGACGGCGTGGTGCGCTTCCTGCTCACCGCCGCCGCCATCGGCATTTTGTACAAGGAAAACGCGTCGATCTCCGGTGCCGAAGTCGGCTGCCAGGGTGAAGTCGGCGTGGCCTGCTCCATGGCCGCCGGCGCGCTGTGCGAAGTGTTGGGCGGCAGTGTTTCCCAAGTGGAAAACGCCGCCGAAATCGGCATGGAACACAACCTCGGCCTCACCTGCGACCCGATTGGCGGGCTGGTGCAGGTGCCCTGCATCGAGCGCAACGCCATGGGCTCGGTCAAGGCGATCAATGCGGTGCGCATGGCGCTGCGTGGCGACGGGCAACACTTCGTCTCGCTGGACAAGGTCATCCGCACCATGCGCCAGACCGGCGCCGACATGAAAAGCAAATACAAGGAAACCGCCCGTGGCGGTTTGGCGGTCAACATTATCGAGTGCTGACGCCCAAAGGCGCGCCGGCACGTTTTTCAGGAGCTGAATATGTCCACCGAAACCCTGTTGAAAACCCCTCTGCATGCCCTGCACATCGAATTGGGCGCGCGCATGGTGCCCTTCGCCGGCTACGACATGCCGGTGCAATACCCACTGGGCGTGATGAAAGAACACCTGCATACCCGTGATCAGGCCGGGCTGTTCGACGTTTCCCACATGGGCCAGATCCGCCTGACGGGCGCGAACGCCGCCAAGGCCCTGGAGACCTTGGTACCGGTCGACATCATCGACCTGCCGGTCGGCATGCAGCGCTATGCGATGTTCACCAATGACCAGGGCGGCATTCTCGACGACCTGATGGTGGCGAACCTGGGCAACGACGAGCTGTTCCTGGTGGTCAACGCCGCTTGCAAGGACCAGGACCTGGCGCACCTGCGTCAGCATATCGGCGACCAATGCACCATCGAGCCGTTGTTCGAAGAGCGCGCCCTGCTGGCCCTGCAGGGTCCGGCGGCGGTCAAGGTGCTGGCGCGACTGGCGCCGGAAGTCACCAAGATGACCTTTATGCAGTTCGCTTCCCTGCGCTTGCTGGGCGTGGACTGCTACGTCAGCCGTTCGGGCTACACCGGTGAGGACGGCTTTGAAATCTCCGTGCCCGCCGCCAACGCCGAAAGCCTGGCCCGCAGCCTGCTGGCCGAGACCGAAGTGCAGGCCATCGGCTTGGGCGCCCGCGATTCGCTGCGCCTGGAAGCCGGCCTGTGCCTGTACGGCCACGACATGAACACCGACACCACACCGATCGAAGCCAGCCTGCTGTGGGCAATCTCCAAGACCCGCCGTGCCGAGGGTGCGCGCGCTGGCGGCTTCCCAGGTGCAGACAAGATCTTCACCCAGCAGCAAGCCGGTGTGAGCCGCAAACGCGTAGGCCTGTTGCCACAGGAGCGCACGCCGGTGCGTGA carries:
- the gcvH gene encoding glycine cleavage system protein GcvH, whose amino-acid sequence is MSELRFTEDHEWLRAEADGSVTVGITAFAQNALGDVVFVQLPELQAYDKGAEASTVESVKAASGVYMPLDGEVLEVNDKLDGSPELVNEDPMGEGWFFRFKPADASAVAKLLDQDAYDRLIKANAEA
- the gcvP gene encoding aminomethyl-transferring glycine dehydrogenase produces the protein MTVNLTTANEFIARHIGPRQEDEQHMLASLGFDSLEALSASVIPESIKGTSVLGLEDGLSEAEALAKIKAIAGKNQLFKTYIGQGYYNCHTPSPILRNLLENPAWYTAYTPYQPEISQGRLEALLNFQTLISDLTGLPIANASLLDEATAAAEAMTFCKRLSKNKGSNAFFASVHSHPQTLDVLRTRAEPLGIDVVVGDERELTDVSTFFGALLQYPASNGDVFDYRELAERFHAANALVAVAADLLALTLLTPPGEFGADVAIGSAQRFGVPLGFGGPHAAYFSTKDAFKRDMPGRLVGVSVDRFGKPALRLAMQTREQHIRREKATSNICTAQVLLANIASMYAVYHGPKGLTQIAQRVHQLTAILAKGLTTLGLKVEQQHFFDTITLNTGTNTAALHDKARAQRINLRVVDAERLGVSVDETTTQADIETLWAIFADGKALPDFAAKVDSTLPAALLRQSPVLSHPVFNRYHSETELMRYLRKLADKDLALDRTMIPLGSCTMKLNAASEMIPVTWAEFGALHPFAPAEQSAGYLQLTSDLEAMLCAATGYDAISLQPNAGSQGEYAGLLAIRAYHQSRGDERRDICLIPSSAHGTNPATANMAGMRVVVTACDARGNVDIEDLRAKAIEHRDHLAALMITYPSTHGVFEEGIREICGIIHDNGGQVYIDGANMNAMVGLCAPGKFGGDVSHLNLHKTFCIPHGGGGPGVGPIGVKSHLAPFLPGHAAMERKEGAVCAAPFGSASILPITWMYISMMGGAGLKRASQLAILNANYISRRLEEHYPVLYTGSNGLVAHECILDLRPLKDSSGISVDDVAKRLIDFGFHAPTMSFPVAGTLMIEPTESESREELDRFCDAMIAIREEIRAVENGTLDKDDNPLKNAPHTAAEVVGEWSHPYSREQAVYPVASLIEGKYWPPVGRVDNVFGDRNLVCACPSIESYA
- a CDS encoding L-serine ammonia-lyase is translated as MSLSVFDLFKIGIGPSSSHTVGPMRAAARFVEGLKRDNLLGTTTSIKVELYGSLGATGKGHGSDKAVLLGLEGEHPDTVNTETVATRLAQMRKDGRLNLLGEHSIAFNEKEHLAMIRKPLAYHPNGMIFRAFDAANIQIRSREYYSVGGGFVVDEDAAGADRIVEDATPLTFPFKHAKDLLSHCTTYGLSISQVMLTNESAWRPEAETRAGLLKIWQVMQDCVDAGCRNEGILPGGLKVKRRAAALHRQLCKHPESALRDPLSVLDWVNLYALAVNEENANGGRVVTAPTNGAAGIVPAVLHYYMRFIPGANEDGVVRFLLTAAAIGILYKENASISGAEVGCQGEVGVACSMAAGALCEVLGGSVSQVENAAEIGMEHNLGLTCDPIGGLVQVPCIERNAMGSVKAINAVRMALRGDGQHFVSLDKVIRTMRQTGADMKSKYKETARGGLAVNIIEC
- the gcvT gene encoding glycine cleavage system aminomethyltransferase GcvT, yielding MSTETLLKTPLHALHIELGARMVPFAGYDMPVQYPLGVMKEHLHTRDQAGLFDVSHMGQIRLTGANAAKALETLVPVDIIDLPVGMQRYAMFTNDQGGILDDLMVANLGNDELFLVVNAACKDQDLAHLRQHIGDQCTIEPLFEERALLALQGPAAVKVLARLAPEVTKMTFMQFASLRLLGVDCYVSRSGYTGEDGFEISVPAANAESLARSLLAETEVQAIGLGARDSLRLEAGLCLYGHDMNTDTTPIEASLLWAISKTRRAEGARAGGFPGADKIFTQQQAGVSRKRVGLLPQERTPVREGAEIVDADGTVIGSVCSGGFGPTLGGPLAMGYLDSAFIALDTEVSALVRGKKVPLRVSKMPFVPQRYFRG